The Silene latifolia isolate original U9 population chromosome Y, ASM4854445v1, whole genome shotgun sequence sequence tatttaaagtactttaTCATTGTTTACTTTTCATATTCATTACTTCGGGAAATCGGGATGGTAACATCTCTATTTAATCGGGAATgacttgctaaaggctcctacttaaatgggggtgttacatttaagCATTTAATACTTTCCTAATTTGGTATTAACTTAGAAATTAATGActaaattacacataaactttTATAATTAATacatgttttaaaaaaaaatttcctcTTTTAGTTTCAAAAATCATTTCCCTAAAAAAAACACAGGAAGAACGACGACTATTGTGATTACTTTAACAGACTGCTCCTACCTTATTACTCAGTTTGGAAAAGTATTAAAATTGATTCAACAATGAATTATGACTACCCATCCTAATTTTTTTACAAATGTTTTATAATTTGATGTTGTTTTTCAAATGTCTTATTTATTACGTTTCTGAAACATAAAACAATTACCACAATTGATAGGACGTAAgtagtttagtttattttaatACTTGAAATTTTACATTATAAcgtgtatattatattataattttTACCATCACATTATTAgattatgcaaaaaaaaaatataatgaacCAACATGTTTATAAGtttttttcatatttcaaaaGGTACTATGTGAAGAATGTATATAGAAAAACATAGATTAGTATCACTTTAAATAagaaatattaaatttaattaagAACAATAAACTAAATGTTTTTTGTAATTGTCATTCTTTAATTCGAAAAAATCATGAAAAAGGCAAAAGAAATTCTAAAAAGTTAAAAATGCGGTGAGCGTGGATCAAACACACGACCTTCAGATCTTCAATCTGACGCTCTCCCAACTGAGCTATCCCCGCAATGTTATTTATAATCATTACTTTAACTATATAACGAGTATTTACTATCTTAGGAACCGTATGGTGTTTAATGATGAGAAATTCTCCCATATTGGCTTGTTCTAGCATGTGATCCTTTGCCTCTGGTATTACTACACGGGCCTCATAGACTCTGGTCATAAGCGGGGAGGAAAATTATCGTTATACGGAAGATTAGAGTGAAATATTAGAGAGAATATTAAACACTGCGTCCCTTTCATCTCATTTGTAATAGTACTAATTGTCGTTCCATACTTGTTAAAGTTCATGGTAGTTGGTTTCAAGATTTCAAAGCATTCACTGGTTGGGTAGTCTATAACTCTGACGATGAAATCATTTCGCACACTCTGTGTGGGCTGAATCTGCATCACAAGATGAAGCTTATAGTATTCTTGAGGTACTTATATGGCCAAGGGATAATAGATGCTATCATGTTGTTTTTTTTAAGATTGCCTCCAGAATTTATATCAAATTGTTGAACTGAGAAAGGTCACCATTTGACTTAAGGATTTGGACGATATGACACAAGTCGTTCATTCTTTTCATTAGATTAGTTTTAGCAttattccttgaattttttaaTAAGGTGGCTTATTCAGTAACAAAAAAAAGGTTATGAGCTTGTACTGAAGTATTTTTTTtacgatttaaaaaaaaaaaaagatatcatGTATTCATGTATTATACTCTTATCATGATAGTCGGAAATGAAGGAGAACAAATAATCAAATGTGAATCTGATGTCGAAGCAAGTTCTACACCCATAAGCAAAGAATTGATAGGTGAGATTTAATCATCCCTTCGTAGACATGCGGCAATCCATAATCGCGACATTTACAGCCAATTAAAAGTCGATTTGGTTGGGCACATTTGACAAAGTTTTGGAACAAGTGTTGAAATGTAATTATATCGTGTTTGATAACGCTTACATTTGATATATTAAACTTTATTAATTACCTCATGTTAACTTTTATTGAAGTTATTAAATGTTAAACATAGGTTGTTAtgttattaaatataaatattattttattttatcaaatatgaTATTTGATGCTATGCGGAGTAAGACTCGTCTAATAATTAAAAAAACGCAAATTCTTGTTTACAACGGTTGTAAACACGACAATAGTGAAACGGACTCGGATACTGGTTATTTAAACCCAAATAACATGTGAAATGGGTTGATTTAATTAGGCAtttgttaaaaaaaatataatttccaCAAAAATAGCAActaaataatacacataccttaTTTACAATATTCTCTTTTGACTTTGTATTATCTCACGTTACATTTTATCAGTTTCATCTTCTACCTCAGCCATCCCTCTCTTTTCATCCATTTTTTTCCTGTGAAAGATGATTAATGACAATGATGATACAATACCCGCACTCCATAACAACGATATTGTCAGCTCATATGTAGATGAAGATGCTAATCCTGGTTCTATTATTTTGACGGACGGATCAATTTTTTGTTTAAAAGAAGGTAATGAACGTTTTTTTGTAGTCCTAATTTCGTCCCATTTCACTGATAATTTAGCAATGTCATTGAACGACTTTTGTATGAACGTTTTTTGTATGCACCCTTATCTTTGAATGAACGTTTTTTGTAGTCCTTGCCGGAAAATTTATCGATGTTCAATGTTCTTTCGTCCAAAATATCCCCATTTTGGTCATTTTTTATACCTCTGGTTCAAAATAATGCAAATCGTCCAAAATTCATCGATGTTCAATGTTCTTTCGTCTAATTTCAATcgttcatttttttcttttgtctGCAATTTATCAGATTTTGATGCCTCTGGTTCTCTCGTCGGATTGAAGGCTACAAAGTGGGAATACTTACTCACTCTGTACAATAGACATGCTCCAGCAACGGGTTTTGGTACCAGAAAAGGCACTCGTCGTATCGAAAAGAATGTCGAGTATGAGAGATATTTGTTCTGTAACTGTCAGGGTGAGCATGCTAATGGCCGAGCATTAAATTCTGTTGGGACACCCTCTTCATCAGGTACCCAAACGAAGAAAGTCAACATTACTAGATCTGTTTGTAAGGCTTCCATTCGGACACAAGTCAACAGTGAAGGGCTTTGGAAAATTTTAAACAATATCCTTGATCATAACCATAGTTTGACGCCCCCTCAATGGCAACACAACCACATGTCGGAGAGGAAAATAACTGCTGAAGAGGGTGAGGTGATTGAAATGATGACCGAAGCCTTGGTTCGCCCATCTGTCCAATATCGTGTTTTAGCTGCTATTTCTGGAGGCGAGGAGTTTGTTGGACATACAAAGAGAGACCATATCAATTACGTTAATAGGCTTAAGATGCGTGCTATTGAAGGCGGTGATGCATCAACCTTGGTTGAGTTGTTGACCAAATGTCAATCTGAAGACCCAGGTTTCTTCTATCATTTGAAATTTGGTGCCGACGAAAGATTGTGCCACGTGTTCTGGCGTGACTCGATGATGAAGAAGGATTACTTATTGTATCATGATGTGCTTATCTTTGACACCACTTACCGTACAAATAAATATAACTTGATTTGCGGTCTGCTAATTGGGATTAATAACCATTGGTTCAACATTATGTTCGGGTTTGCATTCATATCGAATAAACAAGATGAATCATTTGAGTGGTTGTTTAATGCCTTCAAGGAATCAATGGGAGAAGATGTCCTTCCTGTAACTATTTTTACCGATCAAGACCTTGCGGTGACAAATGCAATCAAAGAGGTAAATAACACTTAACTGGTCACATACTTTTAGGTAAATGGTTACATTTTATAATTCAGCTGTAAATAGTTACATATTCTCCCGTAAAATGGTTACCCTCATAAGTAAGTTATAAATAGTTACATAATATTAGGAAAATGGCTACAATTAACTCGACATGTGCATATTTTATAATCAAATATTTATATGGGACCAACTTTGTGTTATTTCTGTTGTTTGTGACCATTCTGACGAAATTAGTGGCCATTTTTGGGTTCTGAATTAAATCCTTTTTTTGTATCTTATTAAGATCAGAATGTGACCAATTTTAAGCTATGTGTAGGTTTTGATTAACTACTATAAAATTGTGTTATTTTGTGTTGTTTGTGACCATTCAGGCTAAATTAGTGGCTATTATGTGCTTAAAAATGGCTGATGTTTCATTACTTTAACCTGTTATAGTACGGTTACTTTATGTACTTAAATGGTCACATATTCATAGTAAAATGGATAAATTTTATAATTACGCTATTAATACTTACCCCCTGATCAAATGTTATCACTCAATTGCTAGGTTTATCCAACTTCAAGGCATAGGTTATGTCAATGGAATATCCAACAGAATGTTGTTTCACACTATGGTTCACTGAAGCATAGTCGATCATTCTAGAGCGTATTCAACAAATGTCTTAATGGTTGTTACAGCGAGGCGGAATTTGAAGATACATGGAGGAAAATGATATCAGACTACGGACTACATGATAGTGATTGGTTTGAATGTCTATATACTTTAAGGGAAAAATGGTGCACCGCATTAAATAAGGAATATTTTTCAGCAGGTATATTATCGTCGCAACGGAGTGAAAGCAACAATCATGCTTTGGGGTTCCAAGCAACTAAGACTACTTCACTTACTGAATTCTTTCACATATTTGAGTCAACAGTCAGAAGATGGAGGTCGGAAGAGGAACGAAATGAATTTAATAATATCCGAGCCAAGCCCACATCTGTGTTTCCTATGGTTGACTTATTAGATCATGCAGCCCAAGTTTACACGCTGAATTTGTTCAGGGCATTTGAGAAGGAATTCGGTATAGCAATCGGTACAGGGGCCATAGAATGTACGACTGAAGATCATATTAAGTCATACCTTGTGTATCCATCGGGTAGTGATGAAAATCCGCACCATGTCACCTTTGGTTCTTCTAATTTACTTATTGACTGCACATGTCGTAAATTTCAGGAAAGCGGAATGTTATGCTTCCACTCCATCCGCATCTTACACCTCCGGTCTGTTTCCGAAATTCCTGACCGATACATTTCAAGGAGGTGGACCAAGTTTGCCAAGAAGGAAGTGTGGGACATACTTCTTCCTAATGATAGGCGGAGAAGTGGAATTAATGAGGCAGTTAATTGGCGGCGACAATCGCTTACCATGTTCAACAATCTGATAACAAAATGTCAGAGTGTATCCGAAGCGAGATCGTTATTATACCATGCCTATTCAAGAGCCCTAGAAGAGGTCCAATCTTTTTTCAACTATAGAAGAGCGTCACAATGTCCAACAAATAGTGTTCCACGCACAGGTCCTACGATTCTTGATCCAAACGAGCAATTACGAAGGGGCGTAAACAAAGGAAGAAAAGCGGGATACAAAAACAAAAGTCAAACCGTTCCGCTTAAACAAATGAGGTCGAACTGCCATACACTCCCATTCCTAGGCTCTTATAAGAAAAATATGCTTTTACTCTCTGTTAGTTGGAACAATGCATTTTTGTTTTAGTTGAATTTTTGAAGGTAGCTGGTCATTATGCTCACCAAATAAATATACATTATTTTTCTAATTAAATTGTCGCATTATTAATTTTTCGACCTACAAGTTCCCGATATTTGGTCACAATTTGTTTCATGATATGTTGCCACTAACAAGTTATAAATAGAAGATACATGGTTACAAATAGTAGACAAACGGCCACAAACAATAAAAAACTACTCTTCAACAAATGTTCCTAAATCTGGTCACAATTTAAACTTAATAAGCTACAAAAACAGAAAAATTTAGTTTGGGGGCACTAATAACCACTAATTTTAGAACAATGATCCCACAAAAAAAGGTCACTCTCTGATCTTAAGAGGTTACAAACTTAGTTTCATGATGTGTTGTTAGTAACAAGGTACAAATAGTAGATATACGGCTACAAATAGTAGATACATGGACACAATAGTAAATGACTAATAGAATAACAAAGCGTACTATGGAAACAGTAAAGAGATAATGAACCACTTCATTCTCTTGAAATAGATGACCAAAATAGGATGTGTTCAATTCATAGATGCTCGCAATTTAACCGAAGACGTCAACTACAAAGCAACAATAGTTTTTAATAATCTACCAAATCTAAATTAAAATAACAATGTTTTTCCAACACCTTCACCAATCCGCTACTTATCCTTTACAACGGCCCTTTCAGCTCCTTTCTTCGTTGTCAACCTTGTGCATCTTCTTAAATACACGCTTTGGTTTGAATCTAGTGGTCGCTTAGGACAATGCACGCTATTCTTTTGTGAAGGTTTTGGGCACTTGGTATCATTAGTACCAATTGAATCATTAATACCAATTGAATCGATCCCAAGGTCAAAGGAGGGCGCCTCAACCAACTTCATCTCCGCTATTTCATCAATCCTTCTACCCATATCTAGAAATTGGGCCAAGAAGTTTGGGTCCTTCAACGCTTGTGTAAACTCTCCTTCAATCTCCTCACGAGTCTCATCTTCAACAATCGGGATGACATTAGCTTGCTTTTCCACTTCTTTAGTTCTAATCTCATGTAACCTTGACACAAGTTCCAAATCTCGCTTTGTCATCATCCAATTCACCAAACGTGGCTATGAAAGAAAACAACATTAAGAAATAATTACTATACTTTTTAAAAATGAGTTAGTATGCTAACAGCAACTAAGTTTAGAAGAACGGTCACAAACAAAAAATAAATGGTCACGATATAATCTAAAGAGGTTACAAAAATAGTTACAGTACTCAAACAATATTTTTAATCTGTTAGTATGCTAACAGATAAAATATGTGGACACTGAGGTCAGCAGAATGGTCGCAAACAATATTTGTCACATTTTTAACTTGCTAAATTAAAAACAGAGTATTGGTTTACTTCTACATATTATATGGTCAAATATCAATTAGAATGGAAAATTGTTGGTCACATTCTGATTTCAACCAAAAAATGGTCACAAATTAAATCAGAACGGTCAAAAACTATACAAAGAAACATAAATCTTGTGCAATTAATCAAAAGCTATAATTCTAATCCAAAAAAAGGTCACGAAGTTAAGCAGAATGGTCacaaacaatataaaataaaattacacttttaatttAGACACAAACTGATCTATTTAAGATACTAAAAACATATATACATACATCTCCACAACATATGGCCACTAATTTCAGCACGATGGTAACAACAATTTAGAATGTTATTAATAATGTAAAGGGTAAAGAGTAAACGACTTACATCGTTATATTTGCTTTCAATTTGTTCATTATTTAAATCACTTGGCAGCTCAAATGTGATTGTTCTTTTAATGACGTCATCAGGTTTAGGATCATCACCCTCAGTTGGAAGCCTATAGATTACCTTAGGCAGATTTCGGGAGATAGGGAACGTTTTCTTATCCCAACCCCCACGACCATACTCGTTGTTGTTTTTCAATGCACCAGCCCTTTCTTCCTCCACACGCACTTTTATTTTCTCATATGTCCAATGTTTAACTAATGGAATGGTTGTTGACGTTGCTTTGTCATCCCTCCATATAAGGTGATGGAAATAAAGTATTTGAAGCAACATCATGTATCCACCTACATTCTTTGTTCGTTTTCCTTTCCATTTTTCCACAGCTTCATTAAGCTTTTGTACCACATAAAGGCACCAATCTTGATTAATGATGTCCTCAACATTTTCCACGGCCTTTATAAGCTTAAGGTCAACATGATTATGGCATGTCGGTGCAAGGAAAGTACCCAGAGCATACAATACAAAAAGTTGCTTGAAATCGTGGCCTCCTTTAGGCATCTTCAATATATCATCAACCAATGTGTCACTAGAAATCTCATGACCCGCTGTTATACCCAACCTCTTTCTCCAACACTCCATTAGCCCAAAATCAGGATTATCTTTTTTCTTACTTGAGGTACGTAATACATCCTTCCCAGTGTGACAAGGCAACATAAATGTGTCATACACATCATCTCTCGTCAAAATAAAGTACCGCCCCTCATTAATCGTGAACATCCTGGAGTCTGGGTCATAATATTTCATCAGCCAATCTAGCATTACATGATACATACCGCTAGCTCTGATCTCCAACAGCCCCCCGAAACCAATCTCTTCAACACTTCTCTTTTTCTCTACCGTCATCTTCTTAATTAGCTTAAACAAGCCATCTGAGGACCCGTATGCATCAAcaatgataccgtcgttttgtatcaaagttaaatttataaaccaaactaaaactatagctagtgatagtaagggtcgaaccacagagagacaagatcaattatatttgctatttttaatctattgaagtaacaattattgagggggttttggttggttgattctaaactaattatTGAAATTTAAATGAAGTTTAAAATAGATATTAAAAAGCagctaggaacttcggttcaccatggcctaAGGGTCAGTCAAGTAAAGTCAAGGtctgtccaataccgtctcaggatgtcaaataggtcctCTAAGTCCCTATTCGAACTAAGCCTCTCGGTCTTCTTTCGCCCTAGAATGAAACTAGATTGCTTTCGCTTCACTAGTCTTTccaattacttgtaagaaatctAACTCCGCTAATCTCTCAATCTAGCAAAGGGGTAAATTCTTACAAAAGTAAATAAGGccggtacgggttcaacctaAACTTAATAATAGcaactcatgacgccatggattccctaattcctagcataggaatttagctacgcatgattaagaatatgacaattgcaaaattaaagataCGGAATAAAATTGGCATGATTGAATTAGAATTAAAAATAAGGGATTAAAATTGAATTGCTTAAATATAAATTGGAGAAActagaaataaataaacaagaataagagaagattgaaattgaattaaagcttactaaagaatTCGATGAACAAATAATTGATCGTAAATCCGTAGCCTCCGTTTCGCGTTCCTAAAACTAGGTCCAAAAACTTGAGTTGTTGAATAAAAAGCATAACCTCCATTGTTTGTTACGTCCTACTAATAATAGTTCTGCCCAAAAGATAAATTGCAAGTGGGCTTTCAAAAGACAATCGTGTAAAAGAAACCGCAGCCTCGAAATagagtcgatcgaccaggtgacgCGGTCGATCGATCCGCCAAGATCTGATCTTGGCAACTTTCCTTCCTCTCCTCAACTCCTGGGTCGATAGATCGAGTCACTGGGTCGATAGACCATTCTTGTAGCAGCTTCTTCTCTCTGCTCTAACAAACAGCCCTCCAACTTCATGCACGCATTCCGGGACGATCGAATTCCAAGCTTCTAACTTCATAGTTTCCATAAAATGCCCCCGGGAACAGATaaaagcttgatttagcttacttctgatcattcctacaataatgacataggaaatccaaagtaaaccgtttcaggagaaataatagcttaaagctaacaattatgcatagaaatacaGGCCAAAACcgctaataaagtgtatagaatatgcacgtatcaaacaaCCTTTTTAGATGACCTGTCCAACGTTAAAAAAAATGAGAGATGAAGCATAACGAATAAATATTTATACAAGATTAGTTGAGCAATTAAAAACTATAACACAATATAACATATATCGTCTCAACCAAAAATGGCCACTAATTTACCTATGATGGTCACAACAACAGAAAATAACACAATTTTATGGTAAGTAATCAAAAGCTACAAATAGTTTAAAATTGGCCACATTATAATCTTAATATGATACAAAATACCAATTATAATTCAGCTACAATAGTAGATAAAATAAGCCACCAAAAAATAACTACTAATTCAACCAGAATGGTCACAAACAACTCAAAATAATACAACCTTTTGGTAATTAATCAAAATATACACATAGCTTAAATTTGGTCACATTTTATTCTCATAAAAAAAATGGCCACTAGTTGAATCAGAATGGTCACAACCAACAAAAAATAACACAATACTTTAAAATTGGTTACATCCTTCTCTTAATATGGTACAAACAGAAATCCAAACAAATGGCCACAAATTTAATAATAATGGTCACAAACAATGTAAAACAACTACTCTTAATCCAATGTTAAACTATGTAAAACTTAAATGTGGTCACTAAGTAAAATTGAATggtcacaaactactcaaaataACACAACTCTTTAGTAATTAATAAAAATCTATATTTTGCTTAAAATTGGTCACATTCTTTTCGCAGCCAAAAAATGGCCACTACTTTAATCAGGATGGTTTGACcaacaaaaaataacaaaaatctTTAGTAATTGACCAAATTCTACATACTATCTAAACTTGGTTACATCCTGATCTTAATATGGTACAAACAGATATATATATCAAATCCAAACATTTGGCCACAACTTTAATCAGAATGGTCACAAACAATGTAAAATAACTACTCCTAATCAAATTTTAAGCTATATAGAACTTAAATTTGGTCACTAAGTATAAAAGAATGGTCAGAAACATTAAAAAAAACTACTCCTCAACAAATGTTCCAAAATTTGGTCACAATTTAATCTTAACGAGCTACAAAAATAGAAAAACTTCACATAAACATTTTGGGGGACTAATAGTGACTAAGTTCAAAAGAATGGCCACAAACAACAAATAAATGGTCACAATATAATTTAAAGAGGTTACAAAACAGTTACATTACTAAACCCCAGATGGCCACTAAATTAACCAGAATGACCACAAACAAGACAAAATTATGCACAATAAACGCAATAAATAGTCCACTTACTCTATCAGAGCTCCGTCCGTAGATACCACCATCTTACCATCTCGTCTCCAATTCACCGGAGCTTGTCTAACTTTTCGAGCAGGAACACCATCTTCAGCTGTCGTAATAACCTCACTAGATGTCGGGTCATTTTGCATTGGTACCCTCTTTTCTTCTACGGCTTCCCCATCTTCTAATATCTCGGCTTCTACCGCTTCTTCATCAGTTTCTAAGGTTTTTCCTTTCTTCGTAATCGGACTTCCAAGATTGCCTTATTGGGTAAGAGACAATGGGTTAACAAACAATGGCATGCATTTTTATACATGTTCCAAAAAAAAATTagcaaaatcaaaatccaatTGACAAAATTGGACAACAAACATACCAGACCGTGGTTGTTCCACTGCTTCATCTTCTACATTAGATCTACATGTAGTTTTCCTCTTATTCTTATTTGTAACTACTTTTGTTGGAATTTCTTCtccttaaaacaaaaaaaaaaacgaccaGCAATAATAAGGATTATGAAACTACATACAAATCAATTAGTATTATTAAATTACTGAATCATACCTTCAACAGCACTAGAAACTGCTTCACCCATGCCCTTTCTTGCTACCCTTTTCACGCGCTTCATTTCTAGAAAATTAGACACAATTTTTCGGATCTTCAACAATTTATTGGGAACGAAAAAGGTAGGGTTTATGGAAATGGAGAGATTAGGGAGAAAAgtgaagagagaagagagagagcgTGTTTGATTTCG is a genomic window containing:
- the LOC141627645 gene encoding protein FAR1-RELATED SEQUENCE 5-like: MINDNDDTIPALHNNDIVSSYVDEDANPGSIILTDGSIFCLKEDFDASGSLVGLKATKWEYLLTLYNRHAPATGFGTRKGTRRIEKNVEYERYLFCNCQGEHANGRALNSVGTPSSSGTQTKKVNITRSVCKASIRTQVNSEGLWKILNNILDHNHSLTPPQWQHNHMSERKITAEEGEVIEMMTEALVRPSVQYRVLAAISGGEEFVGHTKRDHINYVNRLKMRAIEGGDASTLVELLTKCQSEDPGFFYHLKFGADERLCHVFWRDSMMKKDYLLYHDVLIFDTTYRTNKYNLICGLLIGINNHWFNIMFGFAFISNKQDESFEWLFNAFKESMGEDVLPVTIFTDQDLAVTNAIKESVFNKCLNGCYSEAEFEDTWRKMISDYGLHDSDWFECLYTLREKWCTALNKEYFSAGILSSQRSESNNHALGFQATKTTSLTEFFHIFESTVRRWRSEEERNEFNNIRAKPTSVFPMVDLLDHAAQVYTLNLFRAFEKEFGIAIGTGAIECTTEDHIKSYLVYPSGSDENPHHVTFGSSNLLIDCTCRKFQESGMLCFHSIRILHLRSVSEIPDRYISRRWTKFAKKEVWDILLPNDRRRSGINEAVNWRRQSLTMFNNLITKCQSVSEARSLLYHAYSRALEEVQSFFNYRRASQCPTNSVPRTGPTILDPNEQLRRGVNKGRKAGYKNKSQTVPLKQMRSNCHTLPFLGSYKKNMLLLSVSWNNAFLF